From the genome of Nitrosomonas sp., one region includes:
- a CDS encoding MotA/TolQ/ExbB proton channel family protein, translating to MNKFLSPLSILAIVILFAGVSVSAHAEESVSVASEPVAAPAPAAEPANGANAQQSSPAQQKIDLETAYKREYAFLAAQKRELTERLRQYKSSTQGEDRTLNQRISVLERGSVERSAKIDQLNAQLIEAERSEAAALERSDALEITYAQASVTLKNHDIELPASLMETAGNDVKKVAQIFSQGLSILRKLSAIQAAPGEFFLESGQQTQGSIIRLGNIAAYGISADGSGILVPAGDNHFKIWREPGADSAIALSKNQQPKTLQLFIFESRTQAIDEMAEKTVLEIINSGGIIGWVIVGLGGLVVLLVFVRIYLLRSNSANTQQISDQVIQQVIDGDLEGAKKSCETDSSAIARVLSNTLRHLKDDRDHMESVVHEAILRESGALDRFGSAILVIASVSPLLGLLGTVTGMIATFDVITEFGTGDPKLLSGGISIALVTTKLGLIVAIPALLVGSVLSAWARNIKRDMEHSALRVTNAFLGRPVSEPEPPQDNDKTFTPNPVTPAVGNPAV from the coding sequence ATGAACAAGTTTTTATCCCCGTTATCGATTCTGGCAATTGTAATTCTATTTGCCGGTGTTTCCGTTTCGGCGCATGCCGAAGAATCTGTCAGTGTGGCGTCCGAACCGGTTGCAGCGCCCGCACCTGCGGCAGAACCTGCGAACGGCGCAAATGCGCAGCAGTCATCGCCGGCACAACAAAAAATAGATCTGGAAACCGCGTACAAACGCGAATATGCATTTCTGGCGGCGCAAAAAAGGGAACTGACGGAACGTTTAAGGCAGTACAAATCGAGTACTCAAGGCGAAGACCGTACCCTGAATCAACGAATCAGTGTATTGGAGCGCGGTTCAGTCGAGCGATCCGCCAAAATTGACCAACTCAATGCGCAGCTGATTGAGGCGGAACGTAGCGAAGCGGCGGCATTGGAGCGCAGCGATGCGCTGGAGATCACCTATGCACAGGCAAGCGTTACGCTAAAAAACCATGACATCGAGTTGCCTGCGTCATTGATGGAAACGGCAGGCAATGACGTTAAAAAAGTGGCGCAAATCTTTAGCCAGGGGTTGTCGATACTGCGCAAGCTCAGCGCAATCCAGGCCGCGCCAGGTGAATTTTTTCTTGAAAGCGGTCAGCAGACCCAGGGCAGCATTATCCGGTTGGGCAATATTGCCGCCTATGGCATAAGCGCTGATGGCAGCGGCATACTGGTTCCGGCGGGCGACAATCATTTCAAAATCTGGCGTGAACCCGGCGCCGACAGCGCGATCGCACTCAGTAAAAACCAACAGCCCAAGACGCTGCAACTGTTTATATTCGAGTCACGCACACAAGCCATCGATGAAATGGCGGAAAAAACCGTGCTTGAAATCATCAACTCAGGCGGCATCATCGGCTGGGTCATCGTGGGTCTCGGTGGACTGGTGGTGTTGCTGGTATTTGTGCGGATTTATCTGCTGCGATCAAACAGCGCGAATACGCAGCAGATTTCCGATCAGGTGATACAACAGGTCATAGACGGCGATCTGGAAGGCGCGAAAAAAAGCTGTGAAACCGATTCTTCCGCCATAGCACGCGTTTTATCCAACACACTGCGTCATCTCAAAGACGACCGCGATCACATGGAAAGCGTCGTGCATGAGGCGATTTTACGTGAATCCGGCGCGCTGGACCGTTTCGGTTCCGCCATTTTAGTGATTGCCTCGGTTTCCCCGTTGCTGGGTCTGCTTGGCACCGTGACCGGCATGATCGCCACCTTTGATGTTATCACCGAGTTCGGCACCGGCGATCCCAAGTTACTGTCCGGCGGTATATCGATAGCGCTGGTGACGACCAAACTGGGTTTGATTGTGGCTATTCCGGCGCTGCTGGTGGGTTCGGTTTTATCGGCATGGGCGAGGAATATCAAACGGGATATGGAGCACTCGGCGCTCAGAGTGACCAATGCCTTTCTGGGCAGACCGGTATCGGAACCGGAGCCGCCGCAAGACAATGATAAAACGTTTACGCCAAACCCTGTGACGCCGGCAGTGGGTAATCCGGCAGTCTAG
- a CDS encoding DUF3450 domain-containing protein, whose product MNEFMLKYSWISFIRMLVLLLAAWFIPVAIAKASSLENLAQSLAKIRGEVEALQTELDLEKEKHASRITSLSSQLADLSVEERRQNTAIEKLEHSLAKLSEASLQAEQSGEQLKPILLKVLAAYKHYVLTGFPFKIEDRIKAIKTLEDNLTNQLVDPNKAVNQAWALIEDEIRLSKENGLYQQTISLDGEKVLADVAKLGTVFLFFQTRDNRAGMARKSENGAWKFEAASATGDIQRIAKLFDALKKQIRQGYFELPNPLSQ is encoded by the coding sequence ATGAATGAATTTATGTTGAAATATTCGTGGATATCTTTTATCCGGATGTTGGTTTTGTTATTGGCGGCATGGTTTATACCTGTGGCAATTGCGAAAGCGTCGAGTCTGGAGAATCTGGCGCAGTCGCTGGCAAAAATCCGCGGTGAAGTTGAAGCCTTGCAGACTGAACTGGATCTGGAAAAAGAAAAACATGCCAGCAGGATTACCTCGTTGTCGTCGCAACTGGCGGATTTAAGTGTTGAGGAACGCAGGCAAAACACGGCGATCGAGAAACTGGAGCATTCGCTTGCGAAATTATCGGAAGCCTCACTGCAGGCCGAGCAATCCGGCGAGCAGTTAAAACCGATTTTGCTTAAGGTGCTGGCCGCTTACAAGCACTATGTTCTCACCGGATTTCCGTTCAAAATCGAAGACCGGATCAAAGCGATTAAAACACTCGAAGACAATCTCACCAATCAACTCGTTGATCCCAATAAGGCAGTCAATCAGGCATGGGCATTGATTGAAGATGAAATACGCCTGAGCAAGGAAAACGGTCTTTATCAACAAACCATTTCGCTGGATGGAGAGAAAGTGCTGGCTGACGTGGCAAAGCTCGGCACGGTATTTTTGTTTTTCCAGACGCGTGACAACAGGGCGGGAATGGCCAGAAAATCCGAAAACGGTGCGTGGAAATTTGAGGCGGCAAGTGCTACTGGCGACATACAGCGTATTGCAAAGTTGTTTGATGCACTCAAAAAGCAAATCCGCCAGGGCTATTTTGAATTACCCAATCCACTCAGCCAATAA